In Opitutales bacterium, the sequence GTATCGAAATCATTGATTATCCAAGTCGGCCTGGTTACGGCAATGGCGGATTCTTCGAGGTTGGCATAGGGAGAGAACCTGTAGCATCTCCATCGTCACCGTAACAAAGTCTCGGGAGTCGTGCCGCTATTGATCCTAACACTAATCAAGCCGCCGTTAACACTACGAGATCCTAAAATAATAACACAGCCATCCCATAAGGCCTGATGGCGGAGATCAGGGGTGAGTATTGATCGGCTGTAGCGGTTGATCGTGTCTATTGGTCAAAATTGAAAAATAGCGGTTTTGACCATGATAAGCCCTATGCTGTCTCATAGGCACTCCAGTCCTCGCCCGGTAAATATGCGGCTTGCGGCTGAACGCGCATCCTCCACTTACCACCTGCTGTCCCATAGAACGCGAGAATATCATGCAAGTTGAATCGATCCCAAACGACGCCTCGGATCATGGTAAAGACTCGTGCAAAGCTATGTGGCCACTGCGAACTCCATGCTTGGAAACGAAGGAGCAGATAAACCAATAGCGCAGACCAGAGCTGCCAGCGTATGGCTTGCTTTGAGTGGCCCAAAAAGTCGCAAACCTGCAGGGTCTGCTTGATTTGTTTGAAGAAGACCTCAATCGCCCAACGACTTTGGTAGAGTCCACAAATGCTGGAAGCGGCCCATTCCATATTATTGGTGATGAAAGCCATCTCGACCTCTTTGCCATCCACTTCGACTAAGGCAACGATCCGCCGCATGCGCTTAGGATAGTCAGCTTTTGAGCTTTTGGTTTTGAGGGTAATCTCATCGTCGCGCAGGATATTGCCCGAGACCTTGCGTTTCTTGCAGACATGAGCGCGCATG encodes:
- a CDS encoding IS4 family transposase gives rise to the protein QNQFHGFGPAGRYNGLPRRFKKTVYSIDSSTIALVANCMDWAKHRRRKAAAKLHLCLNLQTFLPSFAVVEEGSHHDSSRMLALCARLVAGEIAVFDKAYVHFKHLFSLSTRGVFWVTRAKDNMRAHVCKKRKVSGNILRDDEITLKTKSSKADYPKRMRRIVALVEVDGKEVEMAFITNNMEWAASSICGLYQSRWAIEVFFKQIKQTLQVCDFLGHSKQAIRWQLWSALLVYLLLRFQAWSSQWPHSFARVFTMIRGVVWDRFNLHDILAFYGTAGGKWRMRVQPQAAYLPGEDWSAYETA